The nucleotide window GCAAAATCAATTTCCCTGTAAGTAATTGATTTTTTATTGTGGACCACTGCTTTATTATCAGGATAGCATTTTACAATTGATGAAAAAATAGAGGGAATCATATTATGAATGTCTATTGTTTTTTAAGATTTTTTTTTATAAGAAAGTCACGGCAAATCCAATCGTAACTTTCATGTTTTTTTGTGGCAAACCAAGGGGGAATACCAGGTTTGCCCATGGCAGTTATTAGAAGACTTTTGAATAATACTTAAAAATTGCAAGCTCGTTTGATCCTGTTGTATTTACAATGTTTTTTTATAAAACTCTGTGAGTGGAAAAATCATTTAAATACTGAATATAAAAAATATTTAAATTTCTCTTGCAACTTTTAGGTTTAATTCATCAGTGTGATGATATAACTCCGTCCTTTTGATTACAACAAAGTAATCAAGTCAACCATTTGATTATATTATTTAGAATTACTGTTTTTAAATATCCCTTTAATGACCAAAAGCAATCATATGTATAGTATATAAGCAAAAAACAATCAAGGCTCATATTGAATTTCAAAATGGTATACCACAGACAAAAGAATTATCTCTCTTGACAGACTGTTACGGAATGCAAAATTCAATAAAATCAAAACAATATATAGCTACACAAAGCACATCAATCTTCATATAATATAGTTTTATAAAATATTTTTTAGTTCTGTAACAGCCTGTCAACCTGATAAGACATGCACTCTTCTATTCGTTGAATCCATCTTCAGGACGAAAAAATATTGTGTCGACTAATTGCTCATTGCAATCTCAAGTAAGCTTTTACATACATAGAATACAAACAGAAGACAATAAATTGACACTTGACAAAAGTTCATATAAATAGTTCCATTGTCACGGGAAAAATTAGATATTATAATGTCTCTCACCTTATGGTGGAAACCCAACTTCAGCAAATGGAGTAATTTTTAATATGTTTAAAGATCAAAAAAAGTATGTGCTGTTAACACAGATTGTCTCTGATGTAATATCCTTGCTTATTTTGTACTTTTTAGTCATACCCATTTTGACACTCTGCCTGAAGTCCTTGACTTTTTTTTCCGAACTGTCGAGCAACGCTATTTTTTACAAAAACATATCATATATCCGGTTCTCTGCACTTATTGTTTTATTTCCCCCCATTTTTATCTATTTTTTAAATTTGTATAAGACAAAATATTTATTTTCCATAAAAACAATTTTATATCAAACCATATTGTTATGCCTTACCACAACAGTACTGCTTTTATTGACTTTTAAATATATGGAATTTCCCTTTATCTTCAACCTTATCTTTTCTCTTCTCTCGGCAGCAATCTTAGGATTGATGTTAATATTCAACCGTTTTATCACAAGGCGTACAATTACCAATGAAATCTCCCATAAAAATATCATAAAGCATATTTTACTCGTCGGCATCGGTACAAAGGCCCGGGAGATTGCCGATCATATCAATAGAAACCCGGAAAAAGGATTAAGAATCGTAGGTTTTTTAGCTGAGCAAAAGGATGATATTGGAAAAATCATATCTGGTAAACCTATTTTAGGTCTTATAAACAATCTTTCGGAAATTACCCTTGCACACTATTCGGATTACATATTATGCACAAATGTAAGCAACCGCAAAATAACTCTTGATTTTATCGCTACAACTTGCGCAACAATAGGA belongs to Desulfobacula toluolica Tol2 and includes:
- a CDS encoding sugar transferase — its product is MFKDQKKYVLLTQIVSDVISLLILYFLVIPILTLCLKSLTFFSELSSNAIFYKNISYIRFSALIVLFPPIFIYFLNLYKTKYLFSIKTILYQTILLCLTTTVLLLLTFKYMEFPFIFNLIFSLLSAAILGLMLIFNRFITRRTITNEISHKNIIKHILLVGIGTKAREIADHINRNPEKGLRIVGFLAEQKDDIGKIISGKPILGLINNLSEITLAHYSDYILCTNVSNRKITLDFIATTCATIGLNFATTELDLNHKHIESAAISYLETMGTIQIKIFKFIDRNPKHLFFKRCFDFSASSLLITLCLPFWIVIAITIKLSSPGPVLFKQERIGKHGKKFTLFKFRTMVIGAEKMQQELMHLNEMNGPAFKIKNDPRQTITGKLLRRTSLDELPQLFNVFRGDISLVGPRPAIEKEVLLYHPWERKRLSVVQGITCIWQVSGRNTIKFDEWMKLDLMYIENWSIALDLIILIKTIPAVLFKNGAY